The sequence below is a genomic window from Fibrobacter sp. UWB10.
CTTCGCCGTAGACGCAACCGGTGCGCAATTGCAGGCCTTCTTTCTTGCGTACGTCAGAATCACAGCGTTCATAGATGCCGCGGCAGTGCGTCTTTTCGGCGAGCAGTTCGTAAATGTCTTTGCGATGGACTTCGGCGCCGGCGGCGAGGATTTCGACGGAGTAAATGTCGGCGTACTTATCGATAATGCAACCCGGAATGCCGTCGTTCTCGGCGTTAATCAGGCGGAAGGCGGATTCCTTGTCTTCGATGTCAAAGCCGCGGCTCTTGCGGGCGGCAATGGCGCGGTCCAGCAAGTCGCTAAAGAATTCGCGGTCAATGTTTGCCTTTTCGCCGAACGTCCAGAAGCGCCCGCGGATCTGGGACTTGGGCGAGTAAGCCGCAAGACCCAGAAAATCGCTCTTGTAGCTGTAAACTTCAACGGTGTCGCCAAGTTCCGGGTCGCCGATAACTTCGTCAACGGCTCCACTAAAAATCCAGGGGTGATAACGCAGTGCGGACTTTTCGCGTCCGGCTTTCAAGGTAATTGCTTTCATGAGGGTAAATATAGTAACCTGCGGGGGCGCTTCTCGTCTATTATTCTATCTTTGCCGCCAAGATGTTTGAAAGCGTATTCGACAAATACCCCTTCTTTAGAGCAGTGCCTTGCGTGCTCTGCATGGCTATCATCTTTAAACTGTCTTCGCTCACGAATGAACAGCTTGAAGACTTTCCGCACATTTGGGATAAGCTTGCTCACTTTTGTGAATACGCCTCGCTTGCCGGTTGCTATGCCATGCTTTGGACCCGTAACGAATGGTCCAAACGCCAGTGGCTGCGTGTGCTGGTAGTGGGTATTCTTGCGCTTGCTTATGGTTGCACCGATGAATTCCACCAAAGTTTTGTCGATGGCCGCGACAGCAGTGTGCTGGACTTGGTGGCTGACTTGACCGGTGGCTTGATGGGTGGCGTTGTTTACGCCATTGTCACGCGAATCTTGAATCGCTTTGATCCGGTGCCGGAAAAGCAACCCGCCGCAGAAGACTAGAATTTTCCTAGCAATATTATTTCACGCTTGAGCTGGATGCCGAATTTCTCGGCGACTTTCTGCTGTACGAATTCGCTTAATTGCTTGATGTCGCCTGCGGTAGCGCCGCCTGCGTTCACGATAAAGTTCGCGTGTACGGTGCTGACTTCGGCGCCACCGATGCGGTAGCCCTTGAGGCCTGCTTGTTCAATGTAATAGCCCGGCGCGATTTGTTGCGGCATGTCGGCGGAGCCTTTGTCGAGGCGCTTGAAGGTGGAGCCTGCGTTCGGCATGTTGAGCGGCTGGCTTGCTTTGCGCTTGGCCATGCATTCGGCGAGTTCTGCTTCAAGGTCGGCGACCGTCTTGCCTTCTGCGTTGGCGGCGGGGAGCTGGAATGTCGCCGAGAGAATAATTGCTTTGTCCTTCTGGAAAATACTTTGTCTATACCCGAAGGCGCAGTCGGCGTTAGAAATTTCGCGAATGTTTCCGTCGCTGTCAAGAACGGTGACTTGCGTGCAACAGGTTCCAATTTCTTGGCCGTAGGCGCCCGCATTCATGTAAATTGCTCCGCCCAAGGTTCCGGGAATTCCGGCGAGCTTGTGGATGCCTGCAAAACCCAAC
It includes:
- the murB gene encoding UDP-N-acetylmuramate dehydrogenase gives rise to the protein MQILENELMSKHTSFKVGGSAHYYVKAECINDIQSATALAREKGLPYFILGNGTNLLVSDKGFDGVVITLAGEFSEIVDLGNGAFKVGAATPLGRFARNVLKLGFAGIHKLAGIPGTLGGAIYMNAGAYGQEIGTCCTQVTVLDSDGNIREISNADCAFGYRQSIFQKDKAIILSATFQLPAANAEGKTVADLEAELAECMAKRKASQPLNMPNAGSTFKRLDKGSADMPQQIAPGYYIEQAGLKGYRIGGAEVSTVHANFIVNAGGATAGDIKQLSEFVQQKVAEKFGIQLKREIILLGKF
- a CDS encoding VanZ family protein; the encoded protein is MFESVFDKYPFFRAVPCVLCMAIIFKLSSLTNEQLEDFPHIWDKLAHFCEYASLAGCYAMLWTRNEWSKRQWLRVLVVGILALAYGCTDEFHQSFVDGRDSSVLDLVADLTGGLMGGVVYAIVTRILNRFDPVPEKQPAAED